In Periplaneta americana isolate PAMFEO1 chromosome 4, P.americana_PAMFEO1_priV1, whole genome shotgun sequence, one DNA window encodes the following:
- the LOC138698628 gene encoding zinc finger protein 709-like isoform X3, whose protein sequence is MMDVIKMESEVNSVAVGIGDDTETEEKVLPEVDNMLDHDTDERKVELVDPGCGLASSLCFEEMPVPITFPVVKSEPQEYSWDMDEKNLDLATVHNAILPDRFTGPCDVTTGDVPDNESSSEGMSQSDDLGLQQLTASQTDHKLSHTEDKPFKCEFCSVGYKLKSSLKSHLRLHTGDNPLRCEICGKYFSLPQSFRYHMRSAHKPSLKCDICFENLPTYNSLRVHMQWHSTRKVFKCSICGKDLANGSSLRVHLKRHTGVKSFKCNLCPRAFTTKDSLDYHIRSHSGERPFRCEECGRNFKDKQGVRLHKCKQPQFSCDISSENLPTPGSLTVHILFKCSICGKGLASGDTLRRHLKTHTGVKPHKCNVCHREFSQKSTLEYHIRSHTGERPFRCEECGRNFKGKKLLRRHKCRQDTLCDICFENLETPDSLKEHMQSHSLRKDFQCSICGKGFASAKLLNGHVKTHTGEKRYKCNLCPSEFTTKDSLEYHIRSHTGERPFRCDDCGCNFKSRQRVKLHKCPQRPQATRDISFENLPTPDSLKIHNESHSENKVFKCSICGKGLANANSLKQHLKRHTGVKPYKCNLCARAFGSKDSLEYHIRSHTGERPFRCEDCGRNFKNKQLVKRHKCPQKPQTTCDICFEELATPESLKEHKEWHSTMKVFKCTICGKGLATSATLKKHLKTHTGEKPFKCNDCPCEFTTKESLAYHMCSHTGERPFRCEDCGCNFKSKQRVRRHKCKQQPQTT, encoded by the exons GTGGACAACATGTTAGATCACGACACAGATGAGAGAAAAGTGGAGTTGGTGGATCCCGGCTGTGGTCTAGCTTCAAGCTTGTGCTTTGAGGAAATGCCAGTGCCAATTACTTTTCCTGTTGTGAAGAGTGAGCCTCAG GAATATTCATGGGATatggacgagaagaacctggactTAGCAACAGTGCATAATGCAATCTTGCCTGACAG GTTCACTGGACCATGTGATGTGACCACTGGAGATGTCCCGGACAATGAGTCTTCGAGTGAAGGAATGTCACAAAGCGACGATCTGGGGCTGCAGCAGCTGACAGCTAGTCAGACAGATCACAAGCTGTCACATACAGAAGACAAACCCTTCAAATGCGAATTTTGTTCGGTAGGATATAAATTAAAATCCTCTCTCAAATCTCATCTGCGTTTACATACAGGTGACAATCCTCTGAGATGTGAGATTTGTGGGAAATACTTCTCTCTTCCCCAAAGTTTTAGATATCACATGCGCTCCGCACACAAACCATCTTtaaaatgtgacatttgtttCGAGAATTTACCGACATATAACAGCCTGAGAGTTCACATGCAGTGGCATTCTACAAGGAAAGTTTTTAAATGCAGCATTTGTGGCAAAGATTTGGCAAATGGTAGCTCACTTAGGGTGCATTTGAAAAGACACACTGGAGTGAAATCTTTCAAGTGCAACCTTTGTCCTCGCGCGTTCACTACAAAAGATTCTTTGGATTATCATATACGCTCACACTCTGGCGAGAGACCTTTCAGATGTGAGGAATGTGGGCGTAACTTCAAAGACAAGCAAGGGGTCAGACTTCATAAATGCAAACAGCCccaattttcatgtgatatttcttcagaaaatttaCCCACACCAGGCAGTCTGACAGTACACATACTTTTTAAATGTAGCATTTGTGGGAAAGGTTTGGCAAGTGGAGACACTTTAAGGAGACACTTGAAAACACACACTGGAGTGAAACCTCACAAGTGCAACGTTTGTCATCGTGAGTTCTCTCAAAAATCAACTTTGGAATATCATATACGCTCACACACTGGCGAGAGACCGTTCAGATGTGAGGAATGTGGGCGTAACTTTAAAGGCAAAAAACTTCTCAGACGACATAAATGCCGACAAGACACTCTATGTGATATTTGCTTCGAGAATTTAGAGACACCAGACAGTCTGAAAGAACACATGCAGTCGCATTCTCTAAGGAAAGATTTCCAATGTAGCATTTGTGGTAAAGGTTTTGCAAGTGCTAAGTTACTAAATGGCCACGTGAAAACGCACACCGGAGAGAAACGTTACAAGTGCAACCTTTGTCCTAGCGAGTTTACTACAAAAGATTCTTTGGAGTATCATATACGCTCACACACTGGCGAGAGACCGTTCAGATGTGATGATTGTGGGTGTAACTTTAAAAGCAGGCAACGTGTCAAACTTCATAAATGCCCACAAAGGCCACAAGCTACACGTGATATCTCTTTCGAGAATTTACCAACACCTGATAGTCTGAAAATACACAACGAGTCACATTCTGAAAACAAAGTTTTTAAATGTAGCATTTGTGGCAAAGGTTTGGCAAATGCTAACTCTCTAAAGCAACACTTAAAAAGACACACTGGAGTCAAGCCTTACAAGTGCAACCTTTGTGCTCGTGCGTTTGGTTCTAAAGATTCTCTGGAGTATCATATTCGCTCACACACTGGCGAGAGACCGTTCAGATGTGAAGACTGTGGGCGTAACTTTAAAAACAAACAACTGGTCAAACGACATAAATGCCCACAAAAACCACAAACCACGTGTGATATTTGTTTTGAGGAATTAGCAACACCCGAGAGTCTGAAAGAACACAAGGAGTGGCATTCTACAATGAAAGTTTTTAAATGTACCATTTGTGGGAAAGGTTTGGCAACTTCTGCCACACTGAAGAAGCACTTGAAAACACACACCGGAGAGAAACCTTTCAAGTGCAACGATTGTCCTTGTGAGTTCACTACGAAAGAATCATTGGCATATCATATGTGTTCACACACCGGCGAGAGACCGTTCAGATGTGAGGACTGCGGGTGTAACTTTAAAAGCAAACAACGTGTGAGACGACATAAATGCAAACAACAGCCACAAACCACGTGA
- the LOC138698628 gene encoding zinc finger protein 709-like isoform X1, with protein MASLCEGGNGPPGSLETVIMMDVIKMESEVNSVAVGIGDDTETEEKVLPEVDNMLDHDTDERKVELVDPGCGLASSLCFEEMPVPITFPVVKSEPQEYSWDMDEKNLDLATVHNAILPDRFTGPCDVTTGDVPDNESSSEGMSQSDDLGLQQLTASQTDHKLSHTEDKPFKCEFCSVGYKLKSSLKSHLRLHTGDNPLRCEICGKYFSLPQSFRYHMRSAHKPSLKCDICFENLPTYNSLRVHMQWHSTRKVFKCSICGKDLANGSSLRVHLKRHTGVKSFKCNLCPRAFTTKDSLDYHIRSHSGERPFRCEECGRNFKDKQGVRLHKCKQPQFSCDISSENLPTPGSLTVHILFKCSICGKGLASGDTLRRHLKTHTGVKPHKCNVCHREFSQKSTLEYHIRSHTGERPFRCEECGRNFKGKKLLRRHKCRQDTLCDICFENLETPDSLKEHMQSHSLRKDFQCSICGKGFASAKLLNGHVKTHTGEKRYKCNLCPSEFTTKDSLEYHIRSHTGERPFRCDDCGCNFKSRQRVKLHKCPQRPQATRDISFENLPTPDSLKIHNESHSENKVFKCSICGKGLANANSLKQHLKRHTGVKPYKCNLCARAFGSKDSLEYHIRSHTGERPFRCEDCGRNFKNKQLVKRHKCPQKPQTTCDICFEELATPESLKEHKEWHSTMKVFKCTICGKGLATSATLKKHLKTHTGEKPFKCNDCPCEFTTKESLAYHMCSHTGERPFRCEDCGCNFKSKQRVRRHKCKQQPQTT; from the exons GTGGACAACATGTTAGATCACGACACAGATGAGAGAAAAGTGGAGTTGGTGGATCCCGGCTGTGGTCTAGCTTCAAGCTTGTGCTTTGAGGAAATGCCAGTGCCAATTACTTTTCCTGTTGTGAAGAGTGAGCCTCAG GAATATTCATGGGATatggacgagaagaacctggactTAGCAACAGTGCATAATGCAATCTTGCCTGACAG GTTCACTGGACCATGTGATGTGACCACTGGAGATGTCCCGGACAATGAGTCTTCGAGTGAAGGAATGTCACAAAGCGACGATCTGGGGCTGCAGCAGCTGACAGCTAGTCAGACAGATCACAAGCTGTCACATACAGAAGACAAACCCTTCAAATGCGAATTTTGTTCGGTAGGATATAAATTAAAATCCTCTCTCAAATCTCATCTGCGTTTACATACAGGTGACAATCCTCTGAGATGTGAGATTTGTGGGAAATACTTCTCTCTTCCCCAAAGTTTTAGATATCACATGCGCTCCGCACACAAACCATCTTtaaaatgtgacatttgtttCGAGAATTTACCGACATATAACAGCCTGAGAGTTCACATGCAGTGGCATTCTACAAGGAAAGTTTTTAAATGCAGCATTTGTGGCAAAGATTTGGCAAATGGTAGCTCACTTAGGGTGCATTTGAAAAGACACACTGGAGTGAAATCTTTCAAGTGCAACCTTTGTCCTCGCGCGTTCACTACAAAAGATTCTTTGGATTATCATATACGCTCACACTCTGGCGAGAGACCTTTCAGATGTGAGGAATGTGGGCGTAACTTCAAAGACAAGCAAGGGGTCAGACTTCATAAATGCAAACAGCCccaattttcatgtgatatttcttcagaaaatttaCCCACACCAGGCAGTCTGACAGTACACATACTTTTTAAATGTAGCATTTGTGGGAAAGGTTTGGCAAGTGGAGACACTTTAAGGAGACACTTGAAAACACACACTGGAGTGAAACCTCACAAGTGCAACGTTTGTCATCGTGAGTTCTCTCAAAAATCAACTTTGGAATATCATATACGCTCACACACTGGCGAGAGACCGTTCAGATGTGAGGAATGTGGGCGTAACTTTAAAGGCAAAAAACTTCTCAGACGACATAAATGCCGACAAGACACTCTATGTGATATTTGCTTCGAGAATTTAGAGACACCAGACAGTCTGAAAGAACACATGCAGTCGCATTCTCTAAGGAAAGATTTCCAATGTAGCATTTGTGGTAAAGGTTTTGCAAGTGCTAAGTTACTAAATGGCCACGTGAAAACGCACACCGGAGAGAAACGTTACAAGTGCAACCTTTGTCCTAGCGAGTTTACTACAAAAGATTCTTTGGAGTATCATATACGCTCACACACTGGCGAGAGACCGTTCAGATGTGATGATTGTGGGTGTAACTTTAAAAGCAGGCAACGTGTCAAACTTCATAAATGCCCACAAAGGCCACAAGCTACACGTGATATCTCTTTCGAGAATTTACCAACACCTGATAGTCTGAAAATACACAACGAGTCACATTCTGAAAACAAAGTTTTTAAATGTAGCATTTGTGGCAAAGGTTTGGCAAATGCTAACTCTCTAAAGCAACACTTAAAAAGACACACTGGAGTCAAGCCTTACAAGTGCAACCTTTGTGCTCGTGCGTTTGGTTCTAAAGATTCTCTGGAGTATCATATTCGCTCACACACTGGCGAGAGACCGTTCAGATGTGAAGACTGTGGGCGTAACTTTAAAAACAAACAACTGGTCAAACGACATAAATGCCCACAAAAACCACAAACCACGTGTGATATTTGTTTTGAGGAATTAGCAACACCCGAGAGTCTGAAAGAACACAAGGAGTGGCATTCTACAATGAAAGTTTTTAAATGTACCATTTGTGGGAAAGGTTTGGCAACTTCTGCCACACTGAAGAAGCACTTGAAAACACACACCGGAGAGAAACCTTTCAAGTGCAACGATTGTCCTTGTGAGTTCACTACGAAAGAATCATTGGCATATCATATGTGTTCACACACCGGCGAGAGACCGTTCAGATGTGAGGACTGCGGGTGTAACTTTAAAAGCAAACAACGTGTGAGACGACATAAATGCAAACAACAGCCACAAACCACGTGA